A region of Acidimicrobiales bacterium DNA encodes the following proteins:
- the mce gene encoding methylmalonyl-CoA epimerase produces MTGGSAPVHTMLTEIDHVGIAVRDLDAAVAYYRDAFGATVSHRERIESDGVEEALIAVADSYVQLLCPTRPDSPVAKFLERRGEGLHHVGYRVDDCAAALESVRRGGGALIDEAPRPGSRGTTVAFVHPKGAFGTLIELVQEPA; encoded by the coding sequence GTGACCGGCGGCTCGGCGCCGGTGCACACCATGCTCACCGAGATCGACCACGTGGGCATCGCCGTGCGCGACCTCGACGCCGCCGTGGCCTACTACCGCGACGCCTTCGGGGCGACCGTGAGCCACCGCGAGCGCATCGAGTCCGACGGCGTCGAGGAGGCGCTCATCGCCGTAGCCGACTCCTACGTGCAGCTGCTGTGCCCGACGCGCCCGGACTCGCCGGTCGCCAAGTTCCTGGAGCGGCGCGGCGAGGGGCTGCACCACGTCGGCTACCGCGTCGACGACTGCGCGGCGGCCCTGGAGTCGGTGCGCCGGGGCGGGGGGGCGCTGATCGACGAAGCGCCCCGCCCGGGATCGCGGGGCACGACGGTCGCCTTCGTGCACCCCAAGGGGGCGTTCGGCACGCTCATCGAGCTCGTCCAGGAGCCCGCCTGA